A single genomic interval of Helianthus annuus cultivar XRQ/B chromosome 6, HanXRQr2.0-SUNRISE, whole genome shotgun sequence harbors:
- the LOC110944538 gene encoding mucin-2-like: MTDNAQGWDIIFTSHYTWVVFGMWDERWNGMNYCDRMKKKIINTAHHLHYLPPPPAVVTTCHQPPPTTTTVLRCQRRPPPPPPAATRHRKPSPTTTTILRCHNPLPSPPPSTTIAATATTDHRHPDHYRHPLPATTTILRGHLPLPSTTTTHRRCRHHHQSPSTPPATTNNCHPGHYRHPPPTTTTIFRGHHPLPSTTTTHRRRHQPPQTTTNPDHRRRHR; this comes from the exons ATGACGGATAATGCCCAGGGGTGGGATATTATATTCACTTCCCACTACACTTGGGTAGTGTTTGGTATGTGggatgagaggtggaatggaatgaactATTGCGatagaatgaaaaaaaaaa TCATAAACACCGCGCATCACCTTCACTatctaccaccaccacctgccGTCGTCACCACCTGCCACCAAcctccgccgaccaccaccaccgtaCTCCGCTGCCAGCGCCGCCCGCCGCCACCGCCGCCCGCTGCCACCCGCCATCGCAAACCATcgccaaccaccaccaccatcctccgctGCCACAACCCGCTACCGTCGCCACCACCATCgaccaccatcgccgccaccgccaccaccgaccaccgccacccCGACCACTACCGCCACCCTCTGCCGGCCACCACCACTATCCTCCGTGGCCACCTCCCGCTaccgtcgaccaccaccacccaccgtcgtTGTCGCCACCACCATCAATCACCATCGACGCCACCCGCAACCACCAACAACTGCCACCCCGGCCACTACCGCCACcctccgccgaccaccaccaccatcttccgcGGCCACCACCCGCTaccatcaaccaccaccacccaccgtcgtcGCCACCAGCCACCGCAGACCACTACCAACCCCGACCATCGCCGCCGCCACCGTTAA